Proteins co-encoded in one alpha proteobacterium HIMB5 genomic window:
- a CDS encoding Preprotein translocase subunit SecB (PFAM: Preprotein translocase subunit SecB), with the protein MTEKYKILGQYIKDLSSETPDIETYIFVRENISKYHLNIDINSKPLKNKMVEINTTLKFEDKEENEKRSYFEIVYATIIRVDEKVSEKKDLEKIILCDVQNQIYPNLEKAFLNLIHNSGHPEIKLEKKIDFEKLYNNRFS; encoded by the coding sequence ATGACAGAAAAATATAAAATTTTAGGACAATATATAAAAGACTTATCAAGTGAAACACCTGATATAGAAACATATATATTTGTAAGAGAAAATATTTCAAAATATCATTTGAATATTGATATTAACTCTAAACCGCTAAAAAATAAAATGGTTGAAATTAATACAACCTTAAAATTTGAGGATAAGGAAGAAAATGAGAAAAGATCTTATTTTGAAATTGTTTATGCAACAATAATTAGAGTTGACGAAAAAGTAAGTGAAAAAAAAGATTTAGAAAAAATAATTCTTTGTGATGTTCAGAATCAAATATATCCTAATTTGGAGAAGGCTTTTCTTAACTTAATTCATAATTCCGGTCATCCAGAAATAAAATTAGAAAAAAAAATAGATTTTGAAAAACTTTATAATAATCGATTTAGTTAA
- a CDS encoding FxsA cytoplasmic membrane protein (PFAM: FxsA cytoplasmic membrane protein) → MNTLLLSIILIPIIEIYLFIKIGSQIGAFKTIFLIFFTAVVGVYYAKHEGLNTIKSGLTNMVRNQIPAYELISGAAIAFAAVLLIIPGFATDTLGFLLIFPPTRKLFFTRISKNYENKKNEKKNFIEGEFEDIEDDHDRKI, encoded by the coding sequence ATGAACACACTGCTATTATCAATTATACTCATTCCAATTATCGAAATTTATCTATTTATTAAAATAGGCTCTCAAATTGGAGCTTTTAAAACTATTTTTTTAATATTTTTTACTGCTGTGGTTGGTGTGTATTACGCAAAACATGAAGGACTAAATACAATTAAATCTGGGCTGACCAATATGGTTAGAAACCAAATACCTGCATATGAGTTAATTTCTGGCGCTGCAATTGCATTTGCAGCAGTATTGTTAATTATTCCTGGCTTTGCCACTGATACTTTGGGTTTTTTATTAATTTTTCCTCCCACGAGAAAATTATTCTTCACTCGTATCAGCAAAAATTATGAAAACAAAAAAAATGAAAAAAAGAATTTTATCGAAGGGGAATTTGAAGATATAGAAGATGACCATGACAGAAAAATATAA
- a CDS encoding ATP-dependent protease HslVU, peptidase subunit (PFAM: Proteasome subunit~TIGRFAM: ATP-dependent protease HslVU, peptidase subunit) — protein sequence MTTIVLVRKNKDVVVAGDGQVSMGNTVVKSTASKVRKIEKRDVVAGFAGSTADALTLFERLEGKLEKHAGNLSRAAVELAKDWRTDKYLRRLEALMAVGDKNNSYIISGTGDVLEPEGDVIGIGSGGNYALAAGKVLMETDLTAEEVAKKAIKVAADICVFTNDNVKIEKI from the coding sequence ATGACTACAATAGTATTAGTAAGAAAAAACAAAGATGTAGTAGTTGCTGGTGATGGTCAAGTAAGTATGGGCAATACCGTAGTTAAAAGTACAGCATCAAAGGTAAGAAAGATTGAAAAAAGAGATGTTGTTGCAGGTTTTGCTGGATCAACCGCAGACGCTCTAACTCTATTTGAGAGACTTGAAGGAAAGCTAGAAAAACATGCAGGTAATTTATCAAGAGCGGCTGTTGAACTTGCTAAAGACTGGCGTACAGATAAGTATTTAAGAAGATTAGAAGCATTAATGGCTGTGGGTGATAAAAATAATAGTTATATTATATCTGGGACTGGTGATGTTCTAGAACCTGAAGGGGATGTAATAGGAATAGGTTCTGGTGGTAACTATGCCTTAGCAGCTGGTAAAGTATTGATGGAAACTGATTTGACAGCAGAAGAAGTTGCAAAGAAAGCAATTAAAGTTGCTGCAGATATATGCGTATTTACAAACGATAATGTTAAAATTGAAAAAATATAA
- a CDS encoding Imidazoleglycerol-phosphate dehydratase (PFAM: Imidazoleglycerol-phosphate dehydratase), whose amino-acid sequence MARKGKIARKTKETSISVEVNIDGKGKYEIDTGIGFLDHMLEQLSKHSLIDLKVKAKGDTHIDLHHTTEDTGIAIGEALKKAAKKFVGIKRYAHAMIPMDETLTRVAVDVSNRPYLIWKVKVKVEKLGEMDTELFKEWFQAFSQAAGVTLHVENIYGENSHHIIESCYKGLARSLRTALEMDPRNKKLIPSTKGSL is encoded by the coding sequence ATGGCTAGAAAAGGTAAAATTGCGAGAAAAACTAAAGAAACAAGCATTAGTGTTGAAGTAAACATTGATGGTAAGGGAAAATACGAAATAGATACTGGCATAGGATTTTTAGATCATATGCTAGAACAATTATCAAAACACTCACTAATAGATTTAAAAGTTAAGGCTAAAGGTGATACTCATATTGATCTTCACCACACAACAGAAGACACTGGTATTGCTATAGGTGAAGCTCTTAAAAAGGCAGCAAAAAAATTTGTTGGCATAAAAAGATATGCTCATGCAATGATACCAATGGATGAAACTTTAACCAGAGTAGCTGTTGATGTATCCAATAGACCTTATTTAATTTGGAAAGTAAAAGTTAAAGTTGAAAAATTAGGTGAGATGGATACAGAGCTATTTAAAGAGTGGTTTCAAGCCTTCTCTCAAGCAGCTGGAGTTACTTTGCATGTAGAAAATATTTATGGAGAAAATAGCCATCATATAATTGAGTCTTGCTATAAAGGTTTAGCAAGATCATTAAGAACAGCATTAGAAATGGATCCAAGAAACAAAAAATTAATTCCATCAACTAAAGGTTCTTTATAA
- a CDS encoding 1-(5-phosphoribosyl)-5-((5-phosphoribosylamino)methylideneamino) imidazole-4-carboxamide isomerase (PFAM: Histidine biosynthesis protein~TIGRFAM: phosphoribosylformimino-5-aminoimidazole carboxamide ribotide isomerase) — protein MKIFPAIDIKDKKCVRLVKGDFDRKTEYEMSPVEQAGKYKDHGFKNLHIVDLDGALTGETINLNIIQQIVTKFDLKIEIGGGIRNYENIKRYVEAGVEKVILGSAAIKDKNFLKGACEKFPNKIALGLDSKDGYLSVSGWKENSNQLTLDYLKEVNDYGASRLIYTDINRDGMKQSPNFEETVKVASTSKCPVVISGGVSSIDDVKKAKGFSNKNIEGIIVGKAIYDGDIKLEELVKELDA, from the coding sequence ATGAAAATTTTTCCTGCAATAGATATTAAAGATAAAAAATGCGTGAGGTTAGTTAAAGGAGACTTTGATAGGAAAACCGAATATGAAATGTCTCCTGTTGAACAAGCAGGTAAATACAAAGATCATGGATTTAAAAATTTACATATAGTTGATTTAGATGGAGCATTAACTGGTGAAACAATTAATTTAAATATTATCCAACAGATAGTAACTAAATTCGATCTTAAAATTGAAATTGGTGGTGGAATAAGAAATTATGAAAATATTAAAAGATATGTCGAAGCAGGTGTTGAAAAAGTTATCTTGGGAAGTGCAGCTATAAAAGATAAAAATTTTTTAAAAGGGGCGTGTGAAAAATTTCCAAATAAAATTGCTCTAGGCTTGGATTCTAAAGATGGCTATTTATCTGTTTCGGGATGGAAAGAAAATTCAAATCAGTTAACTTTAGATTATTTAAAGGAAGTAAATGATTATGGTGCAAGTAGGCTGATATATACTGATATTAATAGAGATGGTATGAAACAAAGCCCTAATTTTGAAGAAACAGTTAAGGTTGCCAGTACTTCAAAGTGCCCAGTAGTTATATCTGGTGGAGTTTCTTCAATTGATGATGTTAAAAAAGCTAAAGGATTTAGTAATAAAAATATTGAAGGTATTATAGTTGGAAAAGCTATTTATGATGGAGATATTAAACTAGAAGAGTTAGTTAAAGAATTAGATGCTTAA
- a CDS encoding DNA polymerase III, epsilon subunit (PFAM: Exonuclease~TIGRFAM: exonuclease, DNA polymerase III, epsilon subunit family; DNA polymerase III, epsilon subunit, Proteobacterial), with the protein MKEIILDTETTGLNVKDGHRIVEIGCIELENLVPTKKTFHCYLNPERKVSEKAFEVHGYSDEFLSKQKKFSEIADNFLNFIEGKRLVIHNAEFDIGHLNNEMLTIGKKKINNEVVDTLVLARNKFPGSPINLDSLCKRYRIDNSRRTRHTALIDCDLLAKVYINLLDQKEPTLDFKSENKNAVQMNDDNIQYYKKIIKPSEDEINLHKSFLKNDLKKNYFN; encoded by the coding sequence ATGAAAGAAATAATACTTGATACGGAAACCACAGGTTTAAATGTTAAAGATGGACATAGAATTGTTGAAATTGGTTGTATAGAATTAGAAAATTTGGTTCCAACCAAGAAAACATTTCATTGTTATTTAAATCCAGAAAGAAAGGTCTCAGAAAAGGCTTTTGAAGTTCATGGATATTCAGATGAATTTTTATCAAAACAAAAAAAATTTTCTGAAATAGCAGATAATTTCCTTAACTTTATTGAAGGCAAGAGATTGGTTATTCACAATGCAGAATTTGATATAGGGCATTTAAATAATGAAATGTTAACTATTGGAAAAAAAAAAATTAATAATGAAGTTGTAGATACACTTGTGCTAGCGAGAAATAAATTTCCAGGTTCGCCTATTAATTTAGACTCTTTATGTAAACGATATAGAATAGATAACTCTAGAAGAACGAGGCATACAGCTTTAATTGACTGTGATTTATTAGCCAAAGTATATATTAACCTTTTAGATCAAAAAGAACCAACTTTAGATTTTAAAAGTGAAAATAAAAATGCAGTACAGATGAATGATGATAATATTCAATATTATAAAAAAATTATTAAACCATCAGAAGATGAAATTAACCTACATAAAAGTTTTTTAAAAAATGATTTAAAGAAAAATTATTTTAACTAA
- a CDS encoding dephospho-CoA kinase (PFAM: Dephospho-CoA kinase~TIGRFAM: dephospho-CoA kinase) — MIRIALVGDIGSGKSYFSKLFKFPIFNADLEVTKIYEKDKNFNKLIRKKFPQQIFSFPLKKEELIKCILSNPGNLKKISKIVHPIVRKKLNIFLKKNKNKKFVILDIPLYLENKLRLKNDVIIYIDSKNKDIKSRLLKRKSFNNKLLKLFKKIQLPLLAKKKKSDFIIKNNFTTKKAKRSVKYILTQLRHERNNT; from the coding sequence ATGATTAGAATAGCATTAGTAGGTGATATTGGATCGGGTAAAAGTTATTTTTCAAAATTATTTAAATTTCCTATTTTTAATGCAGATTTAGAAGTAACTAAAATTTATGAAAAAGATAAAAATTTTAATAAATTAATTAGAAAAAAATTTCCTCAACAGATCTTCTCTTTCCCGCTAAAAAAAGAAGAACTCATAAAATGTATTTTATCTAATCCTGGAAATTTAAAAAAAATCTCAAAAATTGTACATCCGATAGTTAGAAAAAAACTAAACATATTTCTAAAGAAGAATAAAAATAAAAAGTTTGTGATTTTAGATATCCCACTTTATTTAGAGAATAAACTTCGATTAAAAAATGACGTGATTATCTACATAGACTCTAAAAATAAAGATATAAAATCCAGATTATTAAAAAGAAAGAGTTTTAATAACAAATTGCTAAAGTTATTTAAAAAAATTCAGCTTCCATTATTAGCAAAAAAAAAGAAATCTGATTTTATAATTAAAAATAATTTTACTACAAAAAAAGCTAAAAGATCTGTAAAATACATACTTACACAATTAAGACATGAAAGAAATAATACTTGA
- a CDS encoding ATP-dependent protease HslVU, ATPase subunit (PFAM: AAA domain (Cdc48 subfamily); C-terminal, D2-small domain, of ClpB protein; AAA domain (dynein-related subfamily)~TIGRFAM: ATP-dependent protease HslVU, ATPase subunit), producing the protein MDKSNVTQLHPKDNKKNEASLGSSLSPREIVSELDRFVVGQNKAKRAVAVALRNRWRRQALDGEMKNEVLPKNILMIGPTGVGKTEISRRLSKLAEAPFVKVEATRFTEVGYVGRDVEQIVRDLIEIAISMEKVKKRKEVKAKAQKMAEEKVLDALVGKKASPATRESFRQRLRNGDLDDNEIEIAVSDAGGGNGASFEIPGMPGANIGMINISDMLGKSMGPKEKKKKMTVKESHEILINDESDKLIEQDKIIKAAKISTENNGIVFLDEIDKISARTDRVGGDVSREGVQRDLLPLIEGTTVNTKYGPIKTDHILFIASGAFQLAKPSDLLPELQGRLPIRVELEALTSDDFKRILKEPDYSLIKQYVALLKTENVELEFSEDGIDRIANIASEVNATVENIGARRLHTIIEKILDDISFTATDRSGEKILINKAYIDKNLDTLVKDSDLSKFIL; encoded by the coding sequence ATGGATAAATCAAACGTTACTCAACTTCATCCAAAGGATAATAAAAAAAATGAAGCTTCACTTGGAAGTTCTTTATCACCAAGAGAAATAGTTTCTGAATTAGATAGATTTGTGGTTGGGCAAAATAAAGCTAAAAGAGCTGTGGCTGTTGCTTTGAGAAACAGATGGAGAAGACAAGCGCTCGATGGTGAAATGAAAAATGAGGTTTTACCAAAGAATATTTTAATGATTGGACCAACTGGAGTTGGAAAAACTGAAATTTCTAGAAGATTATCTAAACTTGCAGAAGCACCTTTTGTAAAGGTTGAAGCAACTAGATTTACTGAAGTTGGATATGTGGGTAGGGACGTAGAACAAATCGTTAGAGATTTAATTGAAATTGCCATTTCAATGGAGAAGGTTAAAAAAAGAAAAGAAGTTAAAGCTAAAGCTCAAAAAATGGCTGAAGAAAAAGTATTGGATGCTTTAGTCGGTAAAAAAGCTAGTCCTGCTACAAGAGAAAGTTTTAGACAAAGATTAAGAAATGGTGATTTAGACGATAACGAAATTGAAATTGCTGTAAGTGATGCTGGTGGAGGAAATGGTGCCTCTTTTGAAATTCCTGGTATGCCAGGTGCAAATATAGGCATGATCAATATTAGCGACATGCTTGGAAAGTCAATGGGGCCTAAAGAAAAGAAAAAGAAAATGACAGTAAAAGAGTCTCATGAAATTTTAATAAATGATGAATCTGATAAATTAATTGAACAAGATAAAATTATAAAAGCGGCTAAGATTTCTACAGAAAATAATGGAATAGTTTTTTTAGATGAAATAGATAAGATTTCAGCGAGAACTGATAGAGTTGGTGGTGATGTTTCAAGAGAAGGTGTTCAAAGAGATTTATTGCCTTTAATTGAGGGAACAACAGTTAACACAAAATATGGACCAATCAAAACTGATCATATTTTATTCATCGCTTCAGGAGCATTTCAGCTTGCAAAACCCTCTGATCTTTTGCCAGAATTACAAGGAAGATTACCAATCAGAGTGGAACTAGAAGCATTAACTAGTGATGATTTTAAAAGAATTCTTAAAGAACCAGACTATAGTTTAATAAAACAATATGTGGCACTTCTTAAAACTGAAAATGTCGAACTTGAATTTTCTGAAGATGGGATAGATAGAATTGCAAATATAGCATCAGAGGTAAATGCAACTGTTGAAAATATTGGTGCTCGTAGATTACACACTATAATTGAGAAAATATTAGATGATATCAGTTTTACAGCAACAGATAGATCTGGAGAAAAAATTTTAATTAACAAAGCTTATATTGACAAAAATTTAGATACTTTAGTAAAAGACTCTGATCTTTCTAAATTTATTTTATAA
- a CDS encoding Tim44-like domain-containing protein (PFAM: Tim44-like domain) yields MNYSFEYIDIILLAMIAGFIFLRLRGILGRRSGFEGKPATQFEKILKDVQKENQPKPRENFDDVAQKEFISGAKIAYETIITDFSDSDNKLTTSKPLLSKEIFTQFNEALKERDKRGHTAEITFIGVNSATIKEHKKEDNFLKVTVDFVSEVITCIRDKEKKIISGDPEKIKKIYDTWIFSRDTRSNNPNWQLIETLT; encoded by the coding sequence ATGAATTACAGCTTTGAGTACATAGACATTATTCTACTCGCGATGATCGCAGGTTTTATTTTCTTAAGATTAAGAGGAATTCTTGGAAGAAGAAGTGGCTTTGAGGGAAAACCAGCCACACAATTTGAAAAAATTTTAAAAGATGTTCAAAAAGAAAATCAACCTAAGCCTAGAGAAAATTTTGATGATGTGGCACAAAAGGAATTTATTAGTGGTGCTAAAATCGCATACGAAACTATTATCACTGATTTTAGTGACAGTGATAATAAGTTAACCACAAGTAAACCGTTACTAAGTAAAGAAATTTTCACTCAATTTAATGAAGCTTTAAAAGAACGAGATAAGAGAGGTCATACTGCAGAGATTACTTTTATCGGTGTAAATTCAGCAACAATAAAAGAACATAAAAAAGAAGATAACTTTTTAAAAGTTACTGTAGATTTTGTAAGCGAAGTTATTACTTGTATTAGAGATAAAGAAAAAAAAATTATTTCTGGTGATCCTGAGAAAATTAAAAAAATATATGACACTTGGATCTTTTCAAGAGACACAAGATCAAATAATCCAAATTGGCAACTTATAGAAACCCTAACATAA
- a CDS encoding Smr domain-containing protein (PFAM: Smr domain) has product MSKISDQDKKDWQNFLSKKEKLPNKDSVQSNKKNYKSSEIDLHGFTLDEANKKIEKFILDSYENGFNKLRIVTGKGLHSNNEKDPYVSKDLSILRYSVPEYIKNNNELMNLITEFKEANIQEGGEGAFYIFLKKKKL; this is encoded by the coding sequence TTGAGTAAAATTTCAGATCAAGATAAGAAAGATTGGCAAAATTTTTTATCTAAAAAAGAAAAATTACCTAACAAAGATTCAGTTCAATCAAATAAAAAAAACTATAAAAGTTCTGAAATTGACTTACATGGATTTACGTTAGATGAAGCAAACAAGAAAATTGAAAAATTCATTCTTGATAGTTATGAAAATGGTTTCAATAAATTAAGAATAGTAACGGGTAAAGGTTTACACTCAAACAACGAAAAGGATCCTTACGTATCAAAAGATTTAAGTATTTTAAGATATTCAGTTCCTGAATATATAAAGAACAATAATGAGCTAATGAATTTGATAACAGAATTTAAAGAGGCTAATATTCAAGAAGGCGGGGAGGGAGCTTTCTATATTTTTTTAAAAAAGAAAAAATTATAA
- a CDS encoding imidazole glycerol phosphate synthase, glutamine amidotransferase subunit (PFAM: Glutamine amidotransferase class-I~TIGRFAM: imidazole glycerol phosphate synthase, glutamine amidotransferase subunit), with protein sequence MKVTIVDYNSGNISSVVNSFKEVAKNKIDIEVTSDIQKIRSSDKLVLPGQGSFKSCVDALNSINGLSETLNEFVINNKKPLLGICVGLQMFADIGYEETETKGLGWISGKVSKIDNLSGKFKLPHIGWNQIDIVKDSKIFKDIENNSHMYFVHSYEFIPNDKNVISATTDYSSNIVCSVEKENIFGTQFHPEKSDKIGLKIIDNFINL encoded by the coding sequence ATGAAAGTCACAATTGTTGACTACAATTCAGGTAATATAAGTTCAGTAGTAAATTCTTTTAAAGAAGTTGCAAAAAACAAAATAGATATTGAAGTTACCTCAGACATACAAAAGATAAGATCTAGTGACAAACTTGTCTTGCCAGGACAAGGTTCGTTTAAGAGCTGTGTAGATGCCCTAAATTCTATAAATGGACTTTCAGAAACACTTAATGAATTTGTGATTAATAATAAGAAGCCACTTCTTGGAATATGTGTTGGTTTACAAATGTTTGCAGATATTGGATATGAAGAAACTGAAACTAAAGGACTTGGATGGATTTCAGGCAAAGTTTCAAAAATAGACAACCTAAGTGGAAAGTTTAAACTACCTCATATTGGCTGGAATCAGATTGATATAGTCAAAGATAGTAAAATTTTTAAAGATATAGAGAATAATTCTCATATGTATTTTGTGCATAGTTATGAATTTATACCAAATGATAAAAATGTAATTTCAGCTACAACTGATTATTCATCAAATATTGTTTGTTCTGTTGAAAAAGAAAATATTTTTGGAACGCAATTTCACCCAGAAAAAAGTGATAAGATTGGCTTAAAAATAATTGATAACTTTATTAACTTATAA